Sequence from the Pedobacter sp. D749 genome:
GATGTTTAACAGGTTAGGGATAATTGTGTTCGGTGTGCTGCTGCTTTCTGCAGCAGCATGCTTTGCGCAATCTAGCAATCCGAACACGCTGAACCTTAAACCAGGCGTAACTGTTAAACTGAGGGCCAATGGTACAGGTGCTACCTCTTATCAATGGTTCAAAAATGGAAACGCCTTATTAGGCGCTACCGAGCAAGATTATGTGGTAAATGCTGCCGGAAAATATACGGTTATTACTTTTAGTTTAGGTGGCTGTAGTTCAGACCTCTCCGAAGAGATGGAAGTGATTATGGAATCACAGATCTCAGCAGATGTTTCCATCGTTAAAAGATCTGAAAGCAGACAGGTAATCAATACCGAGGTATTTAAATACAATTTATTGGTGCGTAATAACGGACTCGGTGAAGCTACCAACATACAGGTAAAGGATGACCTTCCAGAAAATTTAACCTTTGTAAGTGTTGATCCTGCTGTTGTTGGTACTGCAAGTTATAACGATCAAACCAAGACGGTTTCCTGGGCTATACCATCACTTGCTAATGGCAGTTTTGTTGAACTGATCATTAATGTAAGGTCGATGAAACCTGGTAATGTGGTTAATCGTGCTACTGTTACGATTGATGAACCAGATCCCGATCTATCAAATAACATTTCTGTGGATACCAAGGAAATTACCGGACTTAAAATCCCAAATGTGTTTACCCCAAATGGTGATGGAAAAAATGAAACCTTTTTTATTGAGCGGTTGGACCTTTACAGCGAAAATCAGCTTACCATTATTAATCGCTGGGGAAGTACGGTCTATGAAAAGAAAGGCTATTTAAATGACTGGACAGCGAACGGTCTGGTAGACGGAACTTATTTCTATGTGATTAAGGTAAAAACGGCAAGTGCTCAATGGCAGGAATTTAAAGGCTACGTAACCGTAATGAGATAGATGAAAGTTAAAATGTGAGGATATGAAAAAGATAGTTTTAACGACATTGTTTAATTTATTCTGCCTTTGTCTGTTTGCTCAGCAGAATGCACAGTTTGGACAATATATGTTTAACGGTTTGTATATCAATCCGGCTTATGCCGGCTACAAGGAAGAACTCTATATGCAGGCTTTCGTCCGGGCTCAATGGACAGGTATTCAGGGTGCTCCCCAAACGCTTTCCATATCAGTAGATGAAGCAGTTAAAGAAGAAACTCTGGGTTTGGGTTTATTGGTATCTAAAGATAAAATTGGCGCGCAGAACTCGTTAAACTTATCAGGGAATTTTGCTTATCGCATTAAATTAGACCGTACTGAAACCAATGTGCTTGCATTTGGCGTTGGAATTGGTGTAATGCAGATGGGACTGAATGGGAGTTTACTAGATCCGACCGAAACTGGCGACAACAGGATTCCGACCGGATATGAGAGTAGGACTGTGCCGGATGTCAGGGCAGGCGTGCACTATTCGAATGAGAAATTCTTTATCGGTTTCTCTGCCAATAACTTGCTTACGCAGTATCTTCCGGTTTTTAGGGATAATAATCTCCTCAATATTGCTTCCAAGCCGCATTTTTATTTAACCGCTGGTATGGTATTCCCAATGAATGATGATTTTATGTTCAAGCCTACTTTTTTGATTAAAGATGATTTGAATGGGCCAAGCTCATTAGATCTTAACGCTTTTTTAATGATCAGGGAAAAGCTTTGGTTAGGTGCAGCGTATAGAACCTCTGTAAAACTTTATCCTAAGCCAGCACTGCAAAACAATTTAAGGGCAAGAAGTGCCGTCGGACTCGTTACTGAGTTCTTTGTTCGCGAAAACCTGCGGATTGGCTATGGTTACGACTACAGTTTAAATAAATTGGGTAACTATGATTATGGCTCACACGAAGTTTCCATTGGTTATTACCTGCAAACTGCAAAAAGCAGAAGACCAAAGTGTTACTTCTGATAGTCAAGCTCCTGTAAGTCTAACTCCCTGTTTTTTAGGCTAAACTAAATTTCTTTGAAAATATACTGCCTTGTTATTCGCTTTCTCTGTAAAAAATGAATGGAACAAATGTTATGAGATGCTTCACCTCGATTTCGTGTTTTATTGGTCAAGCTATGCTGCTTATACTCCCATTCGGTTGTTTGTTTTTTGGTTGTGATATAACAAACAAATATTCAGTATGTTAAACAATAATGTCAAATCATTCAGGCAATCTTTGTTTTAAAGAGTTACCCCTTCCAAACGTGTTGGTTGTAAGAATGGTTTATCTGGCGATAAGCTCTTTTTTACTACGGCAAAAGCGAATGATCGTGATACATTTAAGGCACTCTACAAGAAGTATTCGGCAGCAATTTATGGTAATATCGTAAAGTGTGTAGGTGACGAAGAAAAAGCTAAATTAATTTTAGAACAAACATTCCGTGAAGCTTGGTATTATTTTCCACAATTTGATGAGACTAAATTCAGAATTTTTACCTGGATAAATCAGTATGCGCTTCAAAACATTAAAGAATATACATTACAAAGCTTGTAGACAGCATAACGGGTACATTATTCTACTTTATTTTGATATATCATTTAAAATTGCTATAATTAAGGGTCTAAAGTCTATCTCTGTTTGTTTATGCTCGAATCCCGTAAGGTATTTTTGGTGAGCGCTGTATTAAATTATTTCAGCAGTTTATGTCCAATAACATCTGGATTTATCCAGGAAATAAAAAAAAATGTAGAGCCTCTTCTAATCAAGAAGAATAAATACATTTTATCGCCTCTTGATAATAATGATTATGTTTTTTTTGTAGTATCTGGTGTGGTAAGAGGTTTTATTAAGGATGGTAATAAAGAGATTACCACCTGGATTAGTCTAGGAGATGAATTGATTGGGGCAATTCAACATCCTGATGAACACCACAAGCCTTCTATTGAATATTTGCAGGCATTGGAAAATTCAGAATTAGTTGCCATTCCGCGCTTATTGATTGATAAGCTTTATGCCAATTACCAGGAAACGAATGTTATTGTCAGAAAGATTTTAGCGCTTCAGTATCATGTCGCTTCTGAGCGGGCTATAATCGCTCGAATACCTTCAGCAGAAAGGCGTTATGAAAAATTCCTGGAACTAAATTCCATTGATATATCTAGAGTACCTTTAAGGTGTTTAGCCAGTTATTTAGGCATGCGCTTAGAAACACTTAGCCGTATACGCAGTAAGTTGGTAAGGCAGCGCTGATGTAATGGGTAAAAATGTCTCTCAGTTGATCTCAATTATAACAGGTTAGTCGATCCGTGAGGGAAATATACATATGCTCACATATTACTATGTATTTTTTTACCGATTAATATGCAACATGGATCTGCGCATGCTAAATACTGTATTTGTGGACGTTTAGGTTGCACTTATAAGCCACTCTGCTAAGGAAATTTTATTTGTTTATGTTTAGGGTACACGCTTCCCTAAAACCAAAACAGATTTATTGAAGAATTTTTCGTTTTTTTTCATTTAAATTCAAATCTTCATCAAATCTTAATCTTTCTGTCGTAATATTGTAGGCATAAGGGGTGAGAGCCTTATACCAACTTCATAAGTTGAGAGCGTTAATTTAGATAGGGGATGTAGCCAGTGGCTACATCCTTTTTGCGTTATTAATTTTAGTAATCCAGATGGGAGGTAGCTTGGTGTTGACCCAACAAATGCTTCTGCTGAATCTTTCAATGCAAAGATTAAAGCTTTTAGATCCCAATTCCGAGGGGTGAAATGCATAAAGTTTTTCCTATATAGGCTAACTCAACTATATGCTTAAAAATAATTAGGGATTAAGTTTTGGTGTTGACCCTGTTTGATGAAATAAGAATTATGAATGGTTAAAAAAGAAATATTAATTCAACTCTCCTTTAAATAAGAAAAGGGACAACTTATCCAAGCTTGTCCCTTTTTTCTAACCAAATATAAACCTGTTATGAGCCAGGCTTTGTCTTTAACTTTCTTTCTAAACCGGGGCTTATCCAGGAAGTGATTTATCTTTTTTATTGTTAACAAACATCGTTCCGTTTATTACTCTACAAATATAGTAAAAAAAATGATAGTGTAAAAAATACACTAAGAAAATTTTAAGTATTTTTTTTGTCATTTTTTATTTCCTGTTCTTTTTTCATGAGCTTTTGGGATTTAAAATGATCGTATTGCAAATATAAGGTTAAAATATGTTAACGAATTGTTAAATATTATCAATTTATAGTATTATTTAGTCAAATGTTACTTGGTTATGGATGTAAAGTTGATTTAGCCTGACTTTTTTGAAATTATTTTAGTTTTTCTGCTTTGTAAGTGAATTTTGCAGATTAAAATTTTATATAATTAATTTTTTGAGTGATTTTGAAATGTAATTTTACAGGTGAAAATCTTGTTTAAAACAAAAAAGGCAACATTAATTGAATAATGTTGCCTTTTATATGGTTTTAAAATCGCTTAAAGCGTTTTTTCGTTACAAACTTGCGTAGTATTCTACAAATTTAGCTAATGCAGAAGAATATCCCCATTCGTTGTCGTACCATGATACCACTTTAACGAAATTATCATTTAATGAAATACCAGCTTTAGCATCAAAAATCGAAGCGTGGTCATCACCAATGAAGTCAGAAGAAACAACTTCATCTTCAGTATAAGCCAACACACCTTTTAATTCGCCTTCAGAAGCTGCTTTCATAGCGGCTTTAATTTGCTCGTAAGTAGCTGGTTTCTCTAAACGTGCAGTTAAATCTACTACCGAAACGTCAGCAACAGGAACGCGGAAAGACATACCGGTTAATTTACCTTTTAATTCAGGTAAAACCATACCTACAGCTTTAGCAGCGCCGGTAGAAGAAGGAATGATATTAGAAAAACCACCACGGCCACCTCTCCAGTCTTTAGCAGAAGGACCATCAACTGTTTTTTGGGTTGCTGTTACAGCGTGGATTGTACTCATTAAACCTTCAACGATACCGAAGTTATCGTTTAAAACTTTAGCAATTGGTGCTAAACAGTTCGTAGTACAAGATGCATTCGAAACAATAGTTTGGTCTGCAGTTAATTTATGGTGATTAACACCCATTACATAAGTAGGGATATCGCCATCTTTAGCAGGGGCAGAGAAAACTACTTTTTTAGCACCGGCAGCGATGTGTTTTTCTGCATCGGCACGGGTTAAGAATAAACCTGTTGATTCGATTACCACTTCTACACCTACAGCATCCCATTTCAAATCAGCTGGGTTTCTTTCTGCAGTTACACGGATGGTTTTGCCATTAACAACTAAATTACCATCAACAACTTCAATAGTGCCATCAAATTTGCCATGTGTAGTATCATATTTTAACATGTATGCCATATAATCTGGCTCGATCAAATCGTTAATCGCTACAATATCCAATCCTCTTTTTAATGCGGCTCTGAAAACCAGTCTGCCAATACGGCCAAAGCCGTTTATTCCAATTTTGCTCATTGTTTTGTTAATTAGTGTAATGTTTTAATAAATTTTGTATTGGTTCTTTAATGATGCTTTTAATCTTTAAATCATATTTGCCGGCCACAAACCTTAAACGGTCTTCGAGTTCGGCAGCTACTTTGCCTACAATATGCAGCTCACTATCTTTATGTTTCTGCGATGTAGGCAGAACATAGGTTTCGAAATATTTTTCGAATCCCTCATCAATCAGTTTACTGATATATTCGTGTTTGCTGTTATGGGTAATGAAATCGAAAAA
This genomic interval carries:
- a CDS encoding Crp/Fnr family transcriptional regulator, which produces MSAVLNYFSSLCPITSGFIQEIKKNVEPLLIKKNKYILSPLDNNDYVFFVVSGVVRGFIKDGNKEITTWISLGDELIGAIQHPDEHHKPSIEYLQALENSELVAIPRLLIDKLYANYQETNVIVRKILALQYHVASERAIIARIPSAERRYEKFLELNSIDISRVPLRCLASYLGMRLETLSRIRSKLVRQR
- a CDS encoding type IX secretion system membrane protein PorP/SprF produces the protein MKKIVLTTLFNLFCLCLFAQQNAQFGQYMFNGLYINPAYAGYKEELYMQAFVRAQWTGIQGAPQTLSISVDEAVKEETLGLGLLVSKDKIGAQNSLNLSGNFAYRIKLDRTETNVLAFGVGIGVMQMGLNGSLLDPTETGDNRIPTGYESRTVPDVRAGVHYSNEKFFIGFSANNLLTQYLPVFRDNNLLNIASKPHFYLTAGMVFPMNDDFMFKPTFLIKDDLNGPSSLDLNAFLMIREKLWLGAAYRTSVKLYPKPALQNNLRARSAVGLVTEFFVRENLRIGYGYDYSLNKLGNYDYGSHEVSIGYYLQTAKSRRPKCYF
- the gap gene encoding type I glyceraldehyde-3-phosphate dehydrogenase — protein: MSKIGINGFGRIGRLVFRAALKRGLDIVAINDLIEPDYMAYMLKYDTTHGKFDGTIEVVDGNLVVNGKTIRVTAERNPADLKWDAVGVEVVIESTGLFLTRADAEKHIAAGAKKVVFSAPAKDGDIPTYVMGVNHHKLTADQTIVSNASCTTNCLAPIAKVLNDNFGIVEGLMSTIHAVTATQKTVDGPSAKDWRGGRGGFSNIIPSSTGAAKAVGMVLPELKGKLTGMSFRVPVADVSVVDLTARLEKPATYEQIKAAMKAASEGELKGVLAYTEDEVVSSDFIGDDHASIFDAKAGISLNDNFVKVVSWYDNEWGYSSALAKFVEYYASL
- a CDS encoding gliding motility-associated C-terminal domain-containing protein, which codes for MFNRLGIIVFGVLLLSAAACFAQSSNPNTLNLKPGVTVKLRANGTGATSYQWFKNGNALLGATEQDYVVNAAGKYTVITFSLGGCSSDLSEEMEVIMESQISADVSIVKRSESRQVINTEVFKYNLLVRNNGLGEATNIQVKDDLPENLTFVSVDPAVVGTASYNDQTKTVSWAIPSLANGSFVELIINVRSMKPGNVVNRATVTIDEPDPDLSNNISVDTKEITGLKIPNVFTPNGDGKNETFFIERLDLYSENQLTIINRWGSTVYEKKGYLNDWTANGLVDGTYFYVIKVKTASAQWQEFKGYVTVMR